In a genomic window of Flavobacterium crassostreae:
- the pyrR gene encoding bifunctional pyr operon transcriptional regulator/uracil phosphoribosyltransferase PyrR, protein MTQKVLLNSKEVNIILHRLACQLIEKHLDFKDTILVGIQPRGTFMAERLKTILEKEYHTPEIQLGYLDITFFRDDFRRTEKPLEANKTKINFIVENKKVIFIDDVLFTGRSIRAALTAIQSFGRPAEIELLVLIDRRFSRNLPIQPDYRGRQVDAINNEKVKVNWKENQGEDAVYLITN, encoded by the coding sequence ATGACTCAAAAAGTTTTACTTAATTCCAAAGAAGTCAACATCATTTTACACCGTTTGGCTTGTCAATTGATTGAAAAACATCTCGATTTTAAAGACACCATTCTTGTGGGGATTCAGCCCCGAGGAACATTTATGGCAGAACGATTAAAGACAATTTTAGAAAAAGAGTACCATACCCCAGAGATTCAATTGGGTTATTTGGATATTACTTTTTTTAGAGATGATTTTCGTAGAACCGAAAAACCATTAGAGGCCAATAAAACCAAAATTAATTTTATTGTCGAAAACAAAAAAGTTATTTTTATAGATGACGTGTTGTTTACCGGTAGAAGTATTCGGGCGGCTTTGACTGCAATTCAGTCCTTTGGAAGACCCGCAGAGATTGAATTGTTGGTTTTAATAGATAGGCGTTTTAGTCGTAATTTGCCAATACAGCCTGACTATAGAGGCAGACAAGTAGATGCAATTAACAACGAAAAAGTAAAAGTAAATTGGAAAGAAAACCAAGGAGAAGATGCCGTTTACTTAAT
- a CDS encoding collagenase, translating into MKKKLFKIMQQVGLLFLGFNVLGQQAPPKELYNSKDQLTVCSRGVVKEPNTAIKKTNKFLANCPGTMATWASYSGSALVQQLKAATDYDGCLRTLFSFDASYGPSLFSNANVAIVAQEMYSISISHDGTLNSGMLGLATYLHAASYHDFFQTSVNFDANSTQKYNNAVESFANNAHLWDVTENALLILDEYLIMCDATGLRHKPAIINVVKTAMKNLTVLDNWKTIVNDDALMQKYVTAYNRMFFLMFRGIQPVDPLFESALNTDSEFISLMSKLATDSELKTNNTLELIPNNSIGEMVRMMTSSVLKPKVEPYLADIVKTLPRLTPNWYRIIKAINESGNCSAYSLCENIDAIKSEIDNMLFPNTFTFDDGKLVVKTPLSYETVLPLYYASKQVQAQVFRFIETDAAVANDPNIKLNMVVYGTLANYQDWQTLLNGIDTNNGGMYIERGATFYTYERTTMESTFSLEELFRHEYVHYLQGRYMANGFWGESPIYKNNRLVWFEEGMAEHFAGSTDTQGVTIRESQGSAIKNEGPSEYMTVSQILSADYNNGFKFYRYGNMLWSHWFKNDMATAKELVRLVRADDVAGYDAKINQLKANSALQTSFVNYLNNTVIKHENWWAVTTPWKEDKLYTVGAPADVQTEFIALTGKTAIAALEATTSLRRFSLTGTFTNGNFDTSLNDLIKKLNTSPTINNFKYLTGYYKNISGNTATYVITGPLRNASVDDAVDAQFSSSTVATITGGSVKFKNQSTGYIKSYLWSFPGGTPATSTDAEPIVNYLSAGNYNVELVVNGNNNSSNTMLKKDYISIYSKPTRVYCNASVVYDYSSILNVTFANINNDSQGFPLNGYADFTNFLAQVDPGKSYPIEVYPAHSAQGNNINVWIDWNQNGLFTDPGERVFSYEGINAVGSILIPSNATPGVTRMRVRYSYGKTSDPCGEDSYFGEVEDYSVLVKSSSNTVSIATPTNLVALPNISSLMVELSWIDNATNETSYVVERALPNGVYNLLATLSADATTYTDTGLMAGVTYSYRVTAKSNAVSSMFSNVVVVPMSITPTQTTLAKPIITDGDLYDTGFYAYWNTVINATVYEIELKNSLGEWTSFSTTIEGLLWVPKSGTQTIYDFRVRAKNATEFSPWSYAVANLNDKTFTLSTLFYELKKKGFAMYPNPASETVNFSFTNMDTNKITTTIYNLEGAVIDVIKNPLSYSLKGLSSGMYLVVVSDGIFKQTKKLIIK; encoded by the coding sequence ATGAAAAAAAAACTATTTAAGATTATGCAGCAAGTAGGTTTGTTGTTTTTAGGCTTTAATGTTTTGGGGCAACAAGCTCCACCTAAAGAACTGTATAATTCTAAAGACCAATTGACCGTGTGTTCAAGAGGTGTTGTGAAAGAACCTAATACAGCAATAAAAAAAACAAATAAGTTTTTAGCTAATTGTCCTGGCACAATGGCAACATGGGCGTCCTATAGTGGTAGTGCTTTAGTGCAACAATTAAAAGCAGCTACAGATTATGATGGCTGTTTGCGTACTTTGTTTTCATTTGATGCTAGTTATGGGCCTTCTTTGTTTTCTAATGCAAATGTTGCTATTGTTGCTCAAGAAATGTATTCTATTTCTATCTCGCACGATGGAACATTAAATAGTGGTATGCTTGGTCTTGCTACCTACTTGCATGCGGCTAGTTATCATGATTTTTTTCAAACTTCAGTTAATTTTGATGCTAATTCTACCCAAAAATATAACAATGCCGTGGAGTCTTTCGCAAACAATGCGCATTTATGGGATGTTACAGAAAATGCATTGTTAATTTTAGATGAATATTTGATAATGTGTGATGCTACAGGTTTAAGGCATAAACCTGCTATTATTAATGTTGTAAAAACAGCCATGAAAAACTTGACAGTTTTGGACAATTGGAAAACAATAGTTAATGACGATGCTTTAATGCAAAAATACGTTACTGCATATAACAGAATGTTTTTTTTAATGTTTAGAGGGATCCAACCTGTTGATCCTTTATTTGAATCGGCTTTAAATACAGATTCTGAATTTATAAGTTTAATGTCAAAATTGGCAACAGATTCAGAATTAAAGACAAATAATACCTTAGAGCTAATTCCAAATAATTCTATTGGAGAAATGGTTAGGATGATGACTAGCTCTGTTTTAAAACCTAAAGTAGAGCCTTATCTTGCAGATATTGTGAAAACATTGCCAAGACTAACTCCTAATTGGTACAGAATTATAAAGGCGATTAACGAATCAGGAAACTGTTCAGCCTATTCCTTGTGTGAAAACATAGATGCTATTAAGTCCGAAATAGACAACATGTTGTTTCCTAATACCTTTACTTTTGATGATGGTAAATTAGTTGTTAAAACACCTCTTAGTTACGAAACTGTTTTACCATTATATTATGCATCCAAGCAAGTACAAGCACAAGTTTTTAGATTTATAGAAACAGATGCTGCTGTGGCTAATGACCCTAACATTAAATTAAATATGGTTGTTTATGGTACTTTGGCAAACTACCAAGATTGGCAAACCTTGTTAAATGGAATTGACACCAACAATGGAGGGATGTATATTGAACGAGGCGCTACTTTTTATACTTATGAAAGAACAACAATGGAAAGTACTTTTTCATTAGAAGAGTTATTTAGACACGAGTACGTACATTATTTACAGGGGCGCTACATGGCTAATGGTTTTTGGGGAGAGTCTCCAATTTATAAAAATAATCGTTTGGTTTGGTTTGAAGAAGGGATGGCAGAGCATTTTGCCGGAAGTACGGATACTCAGGGCGTGACAATTCGTGAGAGTCAAGGTAGTGCTATAAAAAATGAAGGCCCTTCAGAATACATGACAGTAAGTCAGATTTTGAGTGCGGATTATAATAATGGGTTTAAGTTTTACCGTTATGGAAACATGCTATGGTCCCATTGGTTCAAAAACGATATGGCAACCGCTAAAGAGTTGGTTAGGTTGGTTCGAGCAGACGATGTAGCGGGGTATGATGCAAAAATTAACCAATTAAAAGCTAATAGTGCCTTACAAACTTCGTTTGTTAATTATTTGAATAATACTGTGATAAAGCATGAAAATTGGTGGGCTGTTACAACCCCATGGAAAGAGGATAAACTTTATACAGTAGGCGCTCCGGCTGATGTACAAACTGAATTTATCGCTCTAACGGGTAAAACAGCTATAGCTGCACTCGAGGCAACGACTTCTTTAAGACGTTTTAGTCTTACAGGGACCTTTACAAATGGCAATTTTGATACCTCGCTCAATGATCTTATTAAAAAATTAAATACAAGTCCTACGATAAATAATTTTAAATATCTCACAGGATATTATAAAAATATTTCAGGAAATACAGCCACCTACGTCATAACTGGTCCCTTAAGGAATGCAAGTGTTGATGATGCGGTTGATGCTCAATTTTCGTCTTCAACAGTAGCAACAATTACTGGAGGGTCTGTAAAATTTAAAAATCAGTCTACGGGTTACATAAAAAGTTATCTATGGTCGTTTCCTGGCGGAACACCTGCTACTAGTACTGATGCAGAGCCTATTGTGAACTATCTGTCGGCGGGTAACTACAATGTGGAATTGGTTGTAAACGGAAACAATAACTCCAGCAATACGATGCTAAAAAAGGATTATATTAGTATTTATTCTAAGCCAACTAGAGTGTATTGTAATGCATCTGTAGTTTATGACTATTCCAGCATACTAAATGTTACCTTTGCTAATATAAATAATGATTCTCAAGGGTTTCCTCTAAATGGGTATGCTGATTTTACTAATTTTTTGGCTCAAGTAGATCCAGGTAAATCGTACCCAATTGAGGTTTATCCAGCGCATTCAGCCCAAGGAAACAATATAAACGTCTGGATAGACTGGAATCAAAACGGACTGTTTACTGACCCAGGAGAACGGGTGTTTTCTTATGAAGGAATAAATGCGGTTGGATCAATTTTAATACCTTCAAATGCAACTCCAGGAGTTACAAGGATGCGGGTGCGTTATTCTTATGGAAAAACCTCTGATCCGTGTGGTGAAGATTCTTACTTTGGAGAAGTTGAAGATTATTCGGTTTTGGTGAAATCTAGTTCCAATACCGTAAGCATTGCAACACCAACTAATTTGGTAGCATTGCCAAATATTAGCTCGTTAATGGTTGAGTTAAGTTGGATTGATAACGCTACAAACGAAACATCTTATGTGGTAGAAAGAGCCTTGCCAAATGGAGTATACAATCTTTTGGCCACCCTTAGTGCTGATGCAACAACATATACTGACACAGGTTTAATGGCAGGGGTAACGTATTCGTATCGGGTAACTGCTAAATCAAATGCTGTTTCCTCTATGTTTTCTAATGTTGTTGTTGTCCCTATGTCAATCACTCCAACACAAACCACCTTAGCAAAACCTATAATTACCGATGGGGATCTATATGATACGGGCTTTTATGCCTATTGGAATACCGTTATAAATGCTACGGTATATGAAATAGAACTAAAAAATAGTTTGGGAGAATGGACTTCTTTTTCGACTACTATCGAAGGATTATTATGGGTACCTAAATCGGGTACACAAACAATATATGATTTTAGAGTTAGAGCAAAAAATGCTACCGAATTTAGCCCTTGGAGTTATGCCGTAGCAAATTTGAATGACAAAACATTCACGCTCTCTACCTTGTTTTATGAATTAAAGAAAAAAGGGTTTGCAATGTATCCTAATCCAGCCTCAGAAACAGTAAATTTTAGTTTTACCAACATGGATACCAACAAAATAACTACAACAATATACAATTTAGAAGGTGCTGTTATTGATGTAATTAAAAACCCATTAAGTTATAGCCTTAAAGGTCTTTCAAGCGGGATGTATCTTGTAGTGGTTTCAGATGGAATATTCAAGCAGACAAAAAAATTAATAATAAAATAA
- a CDS encoding ABC-F family ATP-binding cassette domain-containing protein gives MLTVNNLSVQFGKRILFDEVNTTFTHGNIYGVIGANGAGKSTFLKIISGEMDPTSGHIHLEPGKRMSVLNQNHNMFDAHTVLETVIMGNKILYAVKKEMDELYLDYNDKNADRIGELQVQFEEMNGWNADSDAASMLSNLGIGEEHHYTLMADLEGKIKVRVLLAQALFGNPDLLIMDEPTNDLDFETIAWLETFLANYENTVIVVSHDRHFLDSVCTHISDIDYSKINHYSGNYTFWYESSQLAAKQRAQQNKKAEEKKQELEEFIRRFSANVAKSKQATSRKKMISKLNISEIKPSSRRYPAIIFDQEREAGDQILNVQNLSASVDGELLFKGVDLNMAKGDKIVLFSKDSRATTAFYEIVNGNKPADSGTYDWGVTTNQAYLPVENHSFFENDLSLVDWLRQWVKTEEERDEVNIRSFLGKMIFSGEEALKTCRVLSGGEKVRCMMSRMMMERANVLLIDEPTNHLDLESITAFNNSLKNYKGSVIFTTHDHEFAQTVGNRVVELTPNGAIDSYMTFDEYLDDEKIQELRIKMYAK, from the coding sequence ATGTTAACAGTTAATAATTTATCCGTCCAGTTTGGTAAACGAATATTATTTGATGAGGTAAATACTACTTTTACCCATGGCAATATATATGGTGTTATTGGAGCTAATGGTGCTGGAAAATCTACCTTTCTTAAAATAATTTCGGGCGAGATGGATCCTACCTCAGGACACATTCATTTAGAACCCGGAAAACGCATGTCGGTTTTAAACCAAAACCACAACATGTTTGATGCGCATACTGTTTTAGAGACCGTAATAATGGGAAACAAAATTTTATATGCAGTCAAAAAAGAAATGGACGAACTCTATTTAGATTATAATGACAAAAATGCGGATAGAATAGGAGAGTTGCAAGTACAGTTTGAAGAAATGAACGGTTGGAATGCAGATTCCGATGCGGCTTCGATGCTTTCTAATTTAGGCATTGGAGAAGAACACCATTATACCTTAATGGCAGATCTAGAAGGAAAAATTAAAGTGCGGGTTTTGTTGGCGCAAGCCTTATTTGGAAATCCAGATTTATTAATCATGGATGAGCCTACCAATGATTTGGATTTTGAAACCATTGCTTGGTTAGAAACCTTTTTGGCAAATTACGAAAACACCGTAATCGTGGTATCGCATGACCGTCACTTTTTGGATTCGGTTTGCACCCATATCTCGGACATAGATTATAGCAAAATCAACCACTATTCTGGAAACTACACTTTTTGGTACGAATCCAGTCAATTAGCAGCCAAACAACGAGCACAACAAAATAAAAAAGCCGAAGAAAAGAAACAAGAATTAGAAGAGTTTATACGTCGTTTTAGTGCCAACGTAGCCAAGTCAAAACAAGCTACTTCGCGTAAAAAAATGATTAGTAAATTAAATATATCCGAAATAAAACCCTCTAGTCGTAGGTATCCAGCAATTATTTTTGATCAAGAGCGAGAAGCAGGAGATCAAATTTTAAATGTTCAGAATTTAAGTGCTTCGGTAGATGGAGAACTATTGTTTAAGGGTGTGGATTTGAATATGGCAAAAGGAGACAAAATTGTGCTTTTTTCTAAAGATTCTCGTGCTACTACCGCTTTTTATGAAATAGTAAACGGAAACAAACCAGCAGATTCAGGCACTTATGACTGGGGAGTTACGACCAATCAGGCGTATTTGCCGGTAGAAAACCATTCTTTTTTTGAAAATGATTTGTCTCTGGTAGATTGGTTGCGTCAATGGGTTAAAACCGAAGAAGAGCGCGACGAGGTAAATATCCGAAGCTTTTTGGGTAAAATGATTTTTTCGGGCGAAGAAGCCTTAAAAACCTGCAGAGTATTATCTGGAGGAGAAAAAGTGCGCTGCATGATGTCTCGAATGATGATGGAAAGAGCCAACGTGTTGTTGATAGACGAACCAACAAATCACTTAGATTTAGAGTCTATTACGGCCTTTAATAACTCTTTAAAAAATTATAAAGGATCGGTTATTTTTACCACACACGATCATGAATTTGCACAAACAGTAGGAAATAGAGTGGTGGAGCTAACTCCCAACGGAGCCATAGATAGCTACATGACCTTTGACGAGTATTTGGATGATGAAAAAATTCAAGAATTACGAATCAAAATGTATGCAAAATAA
- a CDS encoding KTSC domain-containing protein has translation MKKIVEYRKLLNVDKTAELKDLKTIYRNAMKESHPDKFQGDEAGLKAAEENSKKIIEAYHFLVSINPETIKVNLPEYTETINIATITDYKFVEGRLIINFSNGSVYEYISVPKATYVKMVNASSPGRFAKRHILNSYVWRKTINQD, from the coding sequence ATGAAAAAAATAGTTGAATACCGCAAGTTACTTAATGTAGATAAAACTGCAGAGCTAAAAGATTTAAAAACCATTTATCGCAATGCGATGAAAGAATCCCATCCAGATAAATTTCAAGGAGACGAAGCTGGTTTGAAAGCTGCAGAAGAAAATAGTAAAAAAATAATTGAAGCATACCACTTTTTGGTAAGTATCAATCCTGAAACTATTAAAGTAAACTTACCCGAATATACCGAAACAATCAATATTGCAACCATTACAGATTACAAATTTGTAGAAGGTAGATTGATTATTAATTTTTCAAACGGAAGCGTTTACGAATACATTAGTGTCCCTAAAGCTACTTACGTAAAAATGGTAAATGCATCTTCTCCTGGAAGATTTGCAAAAAGACACATTTTGAACTCGTATGTTTGGAGAAAAACAATCAATCAAGATTAG
- a CDS encoding TolC family protein, protein MFKSKIYPYSLLILGTLAVISCKTPATVTDTAYKAIPEHFGSSTDTTNTAAIAWKNYFKDPNLALLIEIALKNNQELKITLQEIEIAKNDILVRKGALLPTVGLRAGTGVEKVGRYTSQGAGDATTEITPGKEFPDPLTDFNIGAYAKWEVDIWKKLRNSKKAAVNKYLATIEGKNFVVTNLIAEVANSYYELMALDNQLDIIKQTIVLQQNALEIVKIQKQAARTTELAVQKFQAEVFSSKSMEFEILQKIVETENRIHFLLGQYPEKIKRDSGTFMQTASAIIATGTPSQLLSNRPDIKQAELALTAAKLDVKVARAAFYPSLDISAAFGLQAFKTSYLAQFPESLLYNLIGDIAAPLINRNTIKAEFASANSRQLQALYAYQRTVLNAYLEVATQMATMAYLEKRYQLKAEQVAAMNQSISIAGDLFQSARADYFEVLMTQRDALDSKLELIETKIKQRNAFVLIYRDLGGGWQ, encoded by the coding sequence ATGTTTAAATCAAAAATATATCCCTACTCGTTACTAATTCTCGGCACTCTGGCCGTGATTAGTTGCAAAACCCCTGCTACGGTTACCGATACAGCCTACAAAGCAATACCAGAGCATTTTGGTAGCAGTACCGATACAACCAATACTGCAGCAATAGCTTGGAAAAATTATTTTAAAGATCCCAATCTTGCCTTGCTGATAGAGATTGCCTTAAAAAACAATCAAGAACTAAAAATAACGTTGCAAGAAATAGAAATAGCCAAAAACGATATCCTGGTTCGCAAAGGAGCTCTATTGCCTACGGTAGGTCTTAGAGCAGGTACTGGAGTAGAAAAAGTAGGACGTTATACCAGCCAAGGCGCCGGAGATGCTACCACCGAAATTACTCCAGGCAAAGAATTTCCGGATCCATTGACGGATTTTAATATTGGCGCTTATGCAAAATGGGAAGTCGATATCTGGAAAAAACTTCGCAATTCTAAAAAAGCGGCAGTAAACAAGTATTTAGCCACTATTGAGGGCAAAAATTTTGTAGTTACAAATCTAATTGCTGAGGTTGCCAATTCGTATTACGAATTAATGGCACTAGACAACCAGTTGGATATAATAAAACAAACCATTGTTTTGCAACAAAATGCCCTCGAAATTGTTAAAATCCAGAAACAAGCAGCTAGAACCACAGAATTGGCAGTACAAAAATTTCAAGCAGAGGTGTTTTCGTCTAAAAGTATGGAGTTTGAAATCCTACAGAAAATAGTAGAAACAGAAAACCGCATCCATTTTTTATTGGGGCAATATCCCGAAAAAATAAAAAGAGATAGTGGTACTTTTATGCAAACAGCCTCGGCAATTATTGCCACCGGAACTCCCTCTCAATTGCTATCCAATAGGCCAGATATTAAACAAGCCGAGTTGGCTCTCACAGCGGCAAAACTAGATGTAAAAGTAGCCCGTGCGGCTTTTTATCCTTCTTTAGATATTTCGGCTGCATTTGGTTTACAGGCTTTTAAAACATCTTATTTGGCTCAATTTCCAGAGTCTTTACTGTATAATTTGATAGGAGATATTGCAGCACCTTTGATTAATAGAAATACAATCAAGGCAGAATTTGCGTCTGCTAATTCCAGACAACTGCAGGCATTGTATGCGTACCAACGAACTGTTTTGAATGCCTATTTAGAGGTTGCTACCCAAATGGCTACTATGGCTTATTTAGAAAAAAGATACCAACTAAAAGCCGAACAAGTAGCAGCCATGAACCAATCGATAAGTATAGCTGGTGATTTATTTCAGTCTGCAAGAGCAGATTATTTTGAAGTTTTAATGACCCAACGCGATGCTCTTGACTCCAAACTAGAATTGATTGAAACCAAAATCAAACAACGGAACGCTTTTGTTTTGATTTATAGAGATTTGGGAGGTGGTTGGCAATAA